A single region of the Oryzias latipes chromosome 21, ASM223467v1 genome encodes:
- the LOC101166836 gene encoding desmin: MSQSYSSSAQTASSYRRTFGSGVGASPMTSLFSSLGGGSRSSSSHKLSSAYEVKSRGVPSYSSFRASGVGGAGLSSSTSMRTYAGEKLDFNLADAMNQDFLNTRTNEKAELQHLNDRFASYIEKVRFLEQQNAALSVEIEKLRVREGPGRVAEMYEEEMRELRRQIEVLSSQRARVEVERDNLADDLQKLKLRLQEEIHQKEEAENNLTAFRADVDSATLARLDLERRIESLQEEIAFLKKIHEEEIRELQNQMQDTQVQVQMDMSKPDLTAALRDIRVQYEAIAAKNIAEAEEWYKSKVSDLNQAVNKNTDALRQAKQESMEYRHQIQSYTCEVDSLKGTNESLLRQMREMEDRVGREASGYQETIARLEEDIAKMKDDMARHLREYQDLLNVKMALDIEIATYRKLLEGEESRITTSVPLQSAYSSIGFRETSPESQHQRASEVHSKKTVLIKTIETRDGEVVSESTQHQQDIM, from the exons ATGAGCCAGTCATACTCCTCCTCAGCCCAGACTGCCTCCTCATACCGGCGCACCTTTGGCTCTGGAGTTGGTGCTTCACCAATGACATCCCTCTTCTCCTCTCTCGGAGGAGGCAGCAGGTCTTCCTCCAGCCACAAGTTATCCAGCGCCTATGAGGTCAAGAGTCGCGGTGTTCCTTCCTACTCTAGCTTCAGAGCATCTGGTGTTGGTGGAGCTGGCTTGAGCTCCTCTACTTCCATGCGCACCTATGCTGGAGAGAAGCTTGACTTCAACTTGGCAGATGCCATGAACCAAGACTTCCTCAACACAAGGACAAACGAGAAGGCCGAGCTCCAGCACCTCAACGACCGCTTCGCCAGTTACATCGAGAAGGTGCGCTTTCTGGAGCAGCAGAATGCGGCGCTATCGGTGGAGATCGAGAAGCTGAGGGTGCGTGAGGGGCCGGGGCGCGTGGCTGAGATGTATGAGGAGGAGATGAGGGAGCTGAGGAGACAGATTGAGGTCCTCTCCAGCCAACGCGCCAGAGTGGAGGTGGAAAGAGACAACCTGGCTGatgatctgcagaaactgaaGCTAAG ACTGCAAGAAGAGATCCACCAGAAGGAAGAGGCTGAGAACAACCTGACTGCTTTTAGAGCC GATGTCGACAGTGCCACTCTGGCCAGGCTGGACCTGGAAAGGCGCATTGAAAGCCTGCAGGAAGAGATCGCCTTCCTTAAGAAGATCCACGAGGAG GAGATCCGAGAGCTCCAGAACCAGATGCAGGACACCCAGGTGCAGGTCCAGATGGACATGTCCAAGCCTGACCTGACAGCTGCTCTGAGGGACATCCGCGTCCAGTACGAAGCCATAGCTGCGAAAAACATTGCAGAGGCTGAAGAGTGGTACAAGTCCAAG GTTTCTGATTTGAACCAAGCTGTGAACAAGAACACTGATGCCCTGCGCCAGGCCAAGCAGGAGTCCATGGAGTACAGACACCAGATTCAGTCCTACACCTGCGAGGTCGACTCCCTCAAAGGCACT AATGAGTCTTTGCTGCGCCAGATGAGAGAAATGGAGGACCGTGTGGGCCGTGAGGCTTCTGGTTACCAAGAAACTATTGCAAGGCTGGAGGAAGACATTGCTAAGATGAAG GATGACATGGCTCGCCACCTGAGGGAGTACCAGGACCTCCTGAATGTGAAGATGGCCCTCGATATTGAAATCGCCACATACCGCAAACTGCTGGAAGGAGAAGAGAGCAG GATAACTACATCTGTGCCTCTCCAGTCTGCCTATTCCTCCATAGGATTCAGAG AGACCAGCCCTGAATCCCAACATCAGCGTGCATCAGAGGTTCACTCCAAAAAGACTGTTCTCATCAAGACCATCGAGACCCGAGACGGAGAG GTTGTCAGTGAATCCACACAACATCAGCAAGACATCATGTAA
- the LOC101167083 gene encoding transmembrane protein 198-B produces MTSTSKLLGLAEVGLKCDQEIERRYEIVPSVVCSMCCLFGIIYCFFGYRCFKAVLFLTGLMFGSVVIFMLCYKERVMDTQLSVEASVGIGLGIGTLCGLVTMLVRSVGLFMVGLLLGLLAGIASLVVMEEFYHPKTVWVPVGILLGSGTLFAVLTLQWQRCFVTLSTATFGSAIITVTVDYFIELFALVNYIYERLKVAPKKPLCWFTWVIMGVWPVLALLGVLIQWKVTAEGFSHTEVVLSRQQRKIQLMRLKQREEKLKKEKENKKKKKRQNQKNVFKQKSHTHHHHQQYHHPTASHLHHQNQSSQPPKVPPLPSQTEPGYHRKPNPKKRFDGDVLSPSYIRSFRDRHTDKRVYSHSRISRSRMADLDYDCGSQVPLTTSSGPAVRI; encoded by the exons ATGACCTCCACCAGCAAGCTGCTGGGTTTGGCTGAGGTGGGGCTGAAGTGTGACCAGGAGATCGAGAGGAGATATGAGATAGTGCCCTCCGTGGTCTGCTCCATGTGTTGCCTCTTTGGAATCATCTACTGCTTCTTTG gttATCGATGCTTCAAGGCCGTGCTGTTCCTCACTGGCCTGATGTTTGGCTCTGTGGTCATCTTCATGCTGTGCTACAAAGAGAGAGTGATGGACACCCAGCTGAGTGTGGAGGCATCTGTGGGCATCGGCCTTGGCATTGGGACCCTGTGTGGCCTGGTGACCATGTTGGTCCGTAGTGTGGGACTGTTTATGGTGGGTCTGCTGTTGGGCCTGCTGGCTGGAATTGCATCCTTAgtg GTCATGGAGGAGTTCTATCATCCCAAAACTGTGTGGGTTCCTGTGGGTATCCTCCTGGGCTCTGGAACTTTGTTTGCTGTTCTGACTCTGCAGTGGCAGCGCTGCTTCGTCACCTTGTCCACAGCCACGTTTGGCTCTGCAATCATCACTGTCACAGTGGATTACTTTATAGAGCTCTTTGCTTTAGTGAACTATATCTATGAGAGACTCAAG GTGGCACCAAAGAAGCCATTGTGCTGGTTTACATGGGTCATCATGGGGGTCTGGCCTGTCCTGGCCCTCCTTGGAGTACTGATCCAATGGAAAGTGACTGCTGAGGGATTTTCCCACACAGAGG TGGTTCTTAGTCGACAACAGAGGAAGATCCAACTCATGCGGCTCAAGCAAAGGGAAGagaagctgaaaaaagaaaaggagaacaagaaaaagaagaagcgaCAGAACCAGAAGAacgtttttaagcaaaaatctcacacccatcaccaccaccagcaGTACCACCACCCAACAGCATCCCATCTTCATCACCAAAATCAGAGCTCTCAGCCTCCTAAAGTCCCTCCACTTCCATCGCAGACAGAGCCTGGCTACCATCGCAAGCCGAATCCAAAGAAACGTTTTGACGGAGATGTGCTGTCACCG agcTACATCAGGAGTTTCAGAGACAGACACACGGACAAACGGGTTTACTCGCACAGTCGGATCAGTCGATCTCGGATGGCCGATCTGGACTACGACTGTGGCTCTCAAGTGCCCCTCACCACGTCCAGTGGACCTGCAGTTCGCATCTGA